The Cervus elaphus chromosome 20, mCerEla1.1, whole genome shotgun sequence genomic interval TCTGTACCTGCTATACGGGTAGCTATTCCAAAAAATGGGAGTGAAGGGACTTTACTGTCTATGGAGAATAAAATGCAGATTGGAAAGCAGCAATGATATGGGTCCAGATGAATTTataatacaaagaaaactgacaaagatttccagttttattgaaattgGTTCCTGAATTTGGTAATTTCtgagtatttgtgtgtgttattACCTGTGTTTTAATTCAGACATTCCATTTGTGTGGGATAGATTATGCTCCTGTAAAGAACCCTCACTAATCTCAACTCTTACTCTCTTGGCTGGCCTTGTACAGAACCATCCTAAATGTAATGATGGCCTCAAGACAGACAGGATGGCTGTTGTGTGTACCCAAGAGTCAGTGAAATGACATTTCTTTTAGCTTTGCATGATGGGGTTTTGttgtctcttttgtctcactACCTTGCTGTTCAGACTTTAAGACTCTTTGACTGGGATGGTATTTGTTCTCTAGTAAGAGAGATGCAGCTGAAATATACAATTACGATTTTCttcacttattttcattttccccttttctcccaAGGTGTCTTTTGCagctcacattgcaggtggatttgctGGAATGTCCATTGGTTATACCGTGTTCAGCTGCTTTGATCAGGCACTGCTGAAAGATCCAAGGTTTTGGACAGCGATTGCAGCTTAtttagcttttgttttatttgctgtGTTTTTCAACATTTTCCTATCTCCAGCGAACTGACGCCCTTAACACAAACCAGTGAATAAAAAGGGccatctggggggaaaaaaaacaaaactggagaaCTCTCTATGAAGAAACAGAGAAGTCCCAGCAAACGCTAACAATTTGATAAAGAGAACACCCCTGAAGTTGTCGGTTTCAAAGACTGCTTACAAAAGGGGTTACGGTTTAAGGAAGAAGCTCTTCTGAGGGAatgaaggggaagaggaagagagaaaagggaagggaagtgaGAACCAGAGACTGGCTCTTTTCTAGGCATGCCATGTCAAGGGTATGCATTCTTTAAAAGAACTTGCTCTTAGGAGGATATGGTATAGAGACTGCCTGATAGAATCCACAAATAATGTACTCTGCTGATAATAAAAACTTTTCATGTCTGTCAGACTACTGATTATCACTTTCCATCACTGTTTGAGTCAATAGGTCACTGTTTGGGGTGCTTTATGTGCATTATTGCTAATCTTTTTAACAACCCAGAAAGGCAGCTGTTACTCTGCATCTTAGAGAGGAGGCTATgagaactcttaaaaaaaaaaaaaaaatcaagtaatttGTCTAAGAGGGGGCAGGACTTAAAGGTTGCAaatgacagggcttcccagatggctcagtgagtaaagaatccatctgcaatgcaggagacacaggagacgtgcatttgattactgggttgggaagatcgcctgcaggagggcatggcaacccactccaggatggagaatcccatggacacaggagctgacgacagtccatggggtcacaaagagcgggccatgacttagtaactaaacaaaaaagatgtgCTATTGTTTCCTTAACCATTCCTCTTACTGAACACTTAAGTTGCTGCTGATTTTGTACCATTACCAACACTGCTATGTGATCACTCTAGTATGTATGGTGTGTCTTTGagaatgattgaatgaatagATATTTCAAGCATCCAGAAGCAGAAATGTTATGTTACTTTTGATAGATTTTaactacctcttttttttttggctgtgccacacagcttgcaggatcttagatccccaaccaaggattgaacctggaccaccACAGTAAAAGTTTTGACTTCTAACCGctggtgtgtgctaagttgcttcagttgtattcaactctttgcaaccctatggactgcagcctgccagggtcttgtgtccataggattctccaggcaagaatcctggagtgggttgccatgccctcctccaggggatcttcccaactcagggatggaaacccggtctcctgcatctcctgcactgcagcgattctctaccgctgagtcaccagggaagcccctctaaccactggatgccagggaattccctaaattaCCTTTTAAATAGTTGTATCCATTTATATTCTTACTGATATTACATGACAGTAACCATTTCCTCATACATTTGCCAAAAGGTGGCTTTATAAATcttgaaaaaatttaattttgattaaaaaataatattttaattcatatgTAACACTAATGAAgcatagcatttaaaaatttattaatttacttataatttatatattacacataatatataatttatataatatgtaatatacaagtatgaatatatatatatttcctgatGAAAGGGTTGAATTTAAACTGAAAAGTAGCTATTAGATGGCAAAGAAGCCCAAGGAAGAAATATTTATCTGCCATCGCCAACCCACCAGGTCAGTACTCTGGAGATCTTTAATGACCTAAAAGTGCAAAGTAATTGTTAATAACAGAAAACTAGACAGAGAAACAGGATTCATCTAACTATGAAATCGGACATGACCCATTGATTATTAAGACTGATGACTAAGAAGTTATTATCTAGTTAGGTTATTTTGGTACTAGAAACATTGTTTACGTTACCAAAAACAGTGATATCTTTCTGGGTCTCCAGGGGGCAAAGTTACCATTAAAAAAGCACACATGTCTGGCATTTTAAATTTGACATTTCTGAATAATAGAGGAACCATTTATTCAGCTTAATTTGGGGCTTATAGTTTTAGTCTTCTAAACTGTGCTGTATTAATTAGAAATATTGGAAATATTCTTTCTGTGGGCTGCCCAATAAGGTAGCAACTAGGCACATGTAGCTGTTTACATTTAattcaaattaaatgaaattaaaaactgtaTCTCTGTTACACAAGCCTTGTAGAAAGTACTCAATAGCTATGTATTAATAGTGGCCATCTGATTGAACATGCAGACAGTACTCCAACACTGCTGCAAAAAGTTCCACTGGATTTAAAAAACTTCCATTGGGTGGCGCTGTTTAAGAAGCAAGAATGAAGGCAGGGAGATTGAGTTTAGCTGATGGCTGACTCACTGCGCTGAACCAAACTGAATCTGCTCTACACCTGCAAAGGGACACATTCAGAAAACACGATGAAGATGGCTGTGGTATAACTTTTAAGCGTGATCTGCTTCAAATTTACCTAAATCAAGAAAGGTCTGTGTTAATCTCTCTGTCTTAGCTAACGAAGagtcatttgaaatatttttttcttttgaattttatgGTACTGTATCTGTGTATATTAGTATTCATGCTATTTGCTATGAAAGCTTTAGGACCTAAGATTTGAAGCTACATAACAGTACTTCCTCTTTCAGAAAATACTATGCACTTgtcctttcagaaaaaaaaaacaactttaattttctttggtaattttaaaagtaaagtgcTCATGgtaaaagaaattaaacatatatataattataaaaaattaagtcaattaTTATCATTCTACCCATAGATAATCACAGTTAATATTTTGATGAATATCCTTCTTAGGCTTTATTGTATGCATCTCTACATATAAGTAAATTTACAATAATGGGGCTCTATTATTCTGTTTTATAACCCGAATGTCACTGAAACAATATATCCAATGTCTttttatattagtatatatttattatctctACTGGTTGCATAGTACCATACTGTGgatgtattattatttatatgtacAATACAGTCTTATATTGATAATTATTTTGGATAGTTTCaagttataattattataaacagCAATAAGAATAATAtctttgcttatattttaaaGTGCTTTTGACTGTGGGTCAAAGAGTATACTGCTATTAACATAATAAAATCAAATACAAAATTTCTCTATTTCAGGAATACAGCTCAATTTTAGAAGGTTGATGCTTTTGCAACTCTTTTGAACTATATAAAGCTttcaaaaaggaactaaagactCTAGaacttgttatttaaaaaatcaaaactttcACTATTTGACATacctaatttaaataattaaaattataagagAAAATAGGTGATTTCTTAATATATCTTTCATAAAAACTTCAAGTGtgtttagagaagaaaaataagtttagTAGAACAGTTAAGAGGTGACTTTAGAACCACATTTATCTTTGAATACCAgttctagctgtgtgatcttgggtaatTTAAggtgtacctcagtttcctcatctgtaaaatggggaaacaatATACCTAGCTCACAGGAGTTTTGTGATGGATATATCTTGTAGCTATAATATCCCATTATGTTGTTTGATTGTGTAACATTTCCCTTTCTATGAGGAATACAGGACATGCATTTACAtatcaaatgaaaatgaatgaaaacattcccccatttttttctttcctttgagatGTATTTCCTCTTAGATATCCCAGGGTATCAGCTCTAATATGGAACCTACTGGCTGATAATCCAAGCATCTAAATTATAACTTGCCCTAATGCTCGCTCCACAAAGCAAGCTATATGTCTTAAAAGGGTCAAATACTGTTGTAATGAAAATTTCTATAATACTACCAACATACCAATGATCCAAGCAATATATAATAACATCCTCATAATAATTTTTCATAGCAAAGtacagtaataaataaatattcataaatatttttactgaaatgATTTCTGAAAATGCTCAAAAACGGCAAGAAGCTAGAATTTAGACACTTAAATGTGGATTAAAAAACTGATCTAAATTCTTATAGCAAGAGCCAGATCTGTTTCCTTCAGTTTCATAAAACGCTGTACCTTACTGGATTATGAAATGAAACACATGCCTTTTTCTTTGTACTGACATTGGTCACAGCTTTCATATTAAATAATCTTAATAAATAGGTTTGTAAGATCAAGTCAGTAGTCTCAGGAACCTCTCTAAGAATTCTCAGGTtaaaataacaaagcaaaaaGCCCAGTAAGACTCCTTTCTTCCAGGAACTCCTATAATTCTATTCTTCATAGAGAATACATACACCCCTCCTCCAggtatcttttttccccccactgcaTTATAAGGTCTAAATGTAAGTGACCTCCTATTCTTGACATCTTAAGCATATTCTTGGTAACATATTATTACAACTTTCTAGGGAAAAAAGAGAGCAACCAGCATGCTGAAAGAGTGATGCTTTGTTCATATTTTGGCCACAGGTTTGCTTAAGAAATAGCACACGCTTCAGAAATGGAAGAATGTATCTGCCTCCTATTTGGTGGGGTTCAGAGATAAGATGACTGACTAAATAAACATGGGGGACTGGAATTTCCTTGGAGGCATCCTGGAGGAGGTTCACATCCACTCCACCGTGATTGGAAAGATGTGGCTCACCATCCTGTTCATATTTCGAATGCTTGTTCTGGGGGTAGCAGCTGAAGATGTCTGGAATGATGAGCAGTCTGGCTTCATCTGTAACACAGAACAACCCGGCTGCAGAAATGTATGCTATGATCAGGCCTTCCCTATCTCCCTCATTAGATACTGGGTTTTGCAGGTGATATTTGTGTCTTCACCATCCCTGGTCTACATGGGCCATGCTTTGTACCGACTAAGAGTTCTGGAGAAGGAGAGGCAGATGAAGAAGGCCCAACTGAGAGGTGAACTGGAGGAGGTAGAGCTTGAAACACCTGGGGATCGGAGGCGACTGGAGGAAGAACTGTGTCAGCTGGAGCAAAGGAAAGTAAATAAAGTTCCACTCAGAGGAACCTTGCTTTGCACTTACGTGATACACATTTTCACTCGCTCTGTGGTTGAAGTTGGGTTCATGATTGGACAGTATCTTTTATATGGATTTCACTTAGAGCCTCTATTTAAATGCCACGGCCACCCATGTCCAAATACAATTGATTGTTTTGTCTCTAGACCCACAGAAAAGACGATATTCCTATTATTCATGCAATCCATAGCGACTGTTTCACTTTTCCtaaatgttttagaaattttCCATCTaggttttaaaaagattaaaagaggGCTTTGGGGACAATGTAAATTGAAGGATGAACATGATGAATTTTGTACCAAGTCAAAACAAAACCTTGCCAAATATCAAAACACATCTGCAAACTCACTGAAACGACTCTCTTCTGCACCTGATTATAGTCTGTTAGTGGACAAGCAAACACACACAGCAGCGTATCCTAGTTTAAATCCCTCTGCATTTCAGACAGATCCTGATAACCATATTGGAAATGATGACAAAGGCATTTTGGATGAACAGGAAACTCTACTTTCTGAGATGTGCACATTTAGTATGGCTTGTGGTCATCTTCAAAATATCAGCTCAAGTAATAAAGAAGACACTTATAAACTATCTGGAAAAGAAGTTAATGGTAACCAGTTgaggggaaaaagagaaactgatggcaaagacagcaaaagaaatcacTACTTGAAAGGTCACTGTTCTAGTCCAGGTGATGCTACAGAGCTTAACAACCACGTGGGACAGTCACCCCAAACAGCTTTCTCTCTGCCAGCTAACTGCACCTCGAAACGGAAGTGGCCCCGGGCTACCCGGGGTCCCTCtgcagaaaatgaaaaccagGCATTACCTCCTAAAGGTAACCTCAAGGGCCAGCTCAGGGAGAGCACAACCAGAACCCTTCCTCCTTCACAGGGAGACTTTCAACCACCTGACATTCCAGACACTCCTGATTCTTTGGGAGGGCTGTCCTTTGAATCCGAGTTGGTCAGAACCTGCAGTAACCCTACGGCTTGTACTCCAAATCATTTAGTGTCACTGACAAACAACCTCATTGGAAGGCGGGCTCCCACAGACCTTCAGATCTGAACATCCGTTGGCGCTTAGACATTCTACATATTACATTATCACAGAAGTAGACTAGTGATGGTGGAGCACAGAAAAAATAGATAGGGCAGCTCTAAAGACCAGCTGTTTATACAAACGACTacaaatccattttaaaaagggaaaatggctCTAGTTCTGAACTGGGAAGGATCAGTTTCAAGTTTAAAGACACAGAGTTACCAAATCAGGTTTACTTTTTTGTGGGTTCCCTTCAGAAAAACACTGATTTTGGGAAAATCTATGTCAGAATGAAAGCTAAATAGAACCAGGTTTTTCCTTGAAGGGAAAACAGCCTTCGGAGATTGTTCTTGATCTATGTAATTCCCTCTTTTAGTTATTGATCTTATTTCTGGACACTGATTAAACTTTGTTTGCCCTTGCTTCTTAACTTAGTTTCCTTATGGACTGCAACCCGATGTGTCCTGGATATAATCATCATGTTGCTTctagtaaataaaatgttaaaaagatgtCGCTTTCTTTTACCAGTTTATAGCATCGTGATTCAGTGCCAGGATCCGAGTCTTGGCTCTACTACACTGGCCACCTAACCATTACAGTTTACTAACAGTGTCTACCTTACGGGGATGGTGTGAGGATTAAAATAAGAAACACAGGTGTTTAACGCGCTGCCAGGCATACAGTAAGCGCTCAAAAGtgctagctattattattacattactGCTCACCCTCTGGAGACCCACATCAAGTCGGCCACAAAACAAGGAGACTCCAAACGTCAGAGCTGGAGCCCAAACAGACGATTCTAAGCAGTCTTCCAGCCATTGGAAATGCAAGGGTTGCCCTCGACGGTCGCGCGCCCTCTTCCAAGACGAGAGTCTACAAACCAGTATCGGCCGGCTGCCACTGCTCCTGAGGTCCTAGTTGAGACGGGTCCGCCCACTCTCGGCGTTAGGAGTGAGTCCTCGCGCTCCAGGGCtccgcaggccccgccccctggcGCCACGCCCGTCTTCGGCCCCACCTGGACACTCGCCCCGAGTTACCAAAACCTAGCCTCCAACTAAGCAACCAAATCTTGGCGAGGAccggaagaggaaggagaggcgAGGCTTCGCTAACCAGAGGGGCGGGTGCACGCAGCCTCCCTCGGCTCATCTCAGTATGGGGCATTCAGAGCGTCCTGGTCGCCATGAAAACAAGCCACACCCCGGCGATCCCGGCCCGGGGATCCCAAGTGCGCAGGCGCCCGTGCCCTTCCGCGCATGAGCAGTGCTGCTCCGAGCCCGCCAGCCACGGTCTCCGGCGCCAGCTACGCCGCTGCCGCTGTCACTATGGCCCATTACAAAGTGAGGGGGGCGCGGCGTGGCTGGGGGCGTGCGGGCGGTAGCCAGCCGCTGGTCGGCTCGGGTGGGAGTGGGGGCGTGCGCGCAGGTTTGGGGGGCTTGAGGTAGTGAGGCGCAGGCGGCGTTGCCGGACTCCCAGCGCCTTCTTCCTGCTCTGGCCCCCGGGCTTCGGCCACTGACCCGCCGTGTCTCCTCAGGCCGCCGACTCGAAGCGCGAGCAGTTCCGGAGGTACTTGGAGAAGTCGGGGGTGCTGGACACGCTGACCAAGGGTGAGCATGGGCCAAGAGAGGGTTCCTCATGCCGTCGTCGTGTTCCTCATGCCGTCGTCGTGTTCCTCGGCGCGGTGCCCCGAACGGGTCGTGATGTGGGGCAGGAGGGGAACAGGAGGGACCCACCCCGGGTCCAGCGAGGTGGGCCTCGGGGGTCAGCGGGGACCGGCGCACGCCTGGCTGCCGGACGCTGCCCGGGTCGGGTAGCCTCACCCTCCCCGTGGTGAGTAAAACTCTTGCAGCTGTTGCAAAGTCCCTCCAACTTCCGTTGCTCTGCCTCTAGCCGCCGCAGTGAGCATGTTGCTAGAGACCTTGGGAGAGCCCAACTCCTCTCTCCTGACAATTTTTCCCGAGCCCTCCAAATCCTGTACAGAAACATTTCCCCTCGAACAAAGGACAAATGGGGAAATGACCAGATTTGAAAGCAGCTTATAAAGTAGCTAAGTGAACCTAATCCCTAAAATAGCTCTTTGGATGTGGCTTTTCAACTGAACTCCGTTTTGTAGTCTATATCAACTCCTACATTGTGCATATTTCATAATTAAAGTAGAATTACAGTTTAAAGAACGTGACGACACATCAAAATGGTgctattgttttcactttttaaaatgaaagtcgTTACACTGTATCTCTTAATCTATAGTTCAAGATCTAAGTAGATGAATAAGGTGATTGACACTGGACGGTTCCAGGAGCTAGTGTGGGTACTGCTTATTTCATCAGCTAGGCTGTAAGGCGAATGCTGTTATCTATCACTCAGCTCACTGACTGGGCCTTTCAAGGGTGTGGAACAGAAGAGCTGGCAGGGATGATGATTTCGGTCCATATGAGAAGTATAGTTTAAGTATCTGGAAATACTTTGGTACCTGCTCTTTGTCCAGAAGCAAAAGTTAGGAAAAAACTCTGGGAGAATAACAACTCTGGGTCTTAGCAGAAAGCAGGGCTTTTAATTCTCAAGCCTGGGTTGGTCATTTTGAATTGCTACCTACCTTAGGTTCAATTTCCTATCTCTTTGCAAATTTCAGTCAACATTAAGGGAGTGTGAAAGTACTGTGCTGTCATCCTGGAAAGTATCACACTATTAGAATTTCATGGACCTCCCTCTCCCCTCAAAAAACTCCACAAGcacatttctttaatttatttcgcCATTTTATTCAGGTGTCTGTTATAGGCACTGAGTATACaacggtgggggtggggaagcccGTGCTCTAAATGAACTTATATCCTAGTTGGGGAAGACAGATAATAAACACAGAGTGTCAACCAGTGGTCAGTGTTGTGAAAAGAACGTTGCTGACAGAGTGATGGGTGTGGCATTTTACCTAGGGTGGTGGGGGAAGGCCTCTCTTAAGAAAGTAACCTTTGAACAAAGACCTGAAAGAAATGTGCTGTTGAGTTTCAGGAAGTGTAAGGAAGCCAGAGTGGCTGGATGGAGTAAATGAAACATACATTGGTAAAGGGTAGAGAAGTGGCCATTGTAGGAGGTAAATGAAGATATTAAGGCTTGTGGCCATACCTGGATTTTCCTTCATGAAAAACTAAACCTTTGGAGGCTTCTTTTCCCTCGCTGACATCTATTGGTATTCTCCCTCAACCTTCCTGGGTTTTCAGTTTCTTAAGTAATATCAGACAACAGAGTATCTACTGATGATCTATTTAACATTTGATTTTGTGTACTTCACACAGAtttaacatataatttttatccAGCTTATTTCCAAGAGGATTTGAAACTCCTTCTAACATTAAAACACTATAAGGATGGCTAAAGATAAGTCATTTAGAAGAAAAGGCATTTTAGTTATCTTGAGCACTGTATCAACCTCTAAAAATCCGGGCTGCTAAGACAAAAAGGGAAACACTGGGTATAGAGTTCTTGTCTGTTTAAAAGGAAGTATATTTCATCTATAGAAAAACACAGGAAACTTGACATTTACATTATGTTCTGTAATTACCAAACTTGTAAGTACCACTGTCAGAAATTTAGAAGCTAAAAGAAAGGgtaggagaaaaagaggaagaaagggtaAGAATATTTATGTCTTATAAAATTAGAACTTGGTAGGGATCAGTGGGAattaatggaaaaagaaacatAGGGTTGAGTATATAGTTTGAAGAAAAAGGTAGTAAGTAGAGGAATACAGTGTCCTGTAACACtgaaagaagagggaaagagaggagagggTAGTGGTGAAATAAATAAGCCAATTTCTCAAAAAATAGTGCTGTAAATACGTTTAAAAGTTTAACTATCAGAACTTAATGTAAGTTGTTTGTAGTAGTTgagcatttgatttttttatgatgTCTAAATTATTTTGATGTTATTAAAACTAAAAGAGCAAAGCATGTTGGTTTACAGGAGTTCTTAACTTGGGGCCTAGATATGCATGTTTTTCGTATATAGTTACAGCTTTTGGTCTTTGATCAGATTGTTCAGTTTTGTGCACAAAAAACTTAACCACTGATTTAGAGAGATTTTTATCTGAGTTACTACTCAGATCCTAGAAGGAATGTGTTCAGTAGACTATGAAAAAGGTAGTGCTGACATGAATTACTGGATATGAAACCACTAAAGTATGTATTTTAATTTGAGCACTTTGATTACTGGTAGTTTTTGGTTGGTGGTTA includes:
- the GJA9 gene encoding gap junction alpha-9 protein: MGDWNFLGGILEEVHIHSTVIGKMWLTILFIFRMLVLGVAAEDVWNDEQSGFICNTEQPGCRNVCYDQAFPISLIRYWVLQVIFVSSPSLVYMGHALYRLRVLEKERQMKKAQLRGELEEVELETPGDRRRLEEELCQLEQRKVNKVPLRGTLLCTYVIHIFTRSVVEVGFMIGQYLLYGFHLEPLFKCHGHPCPNTIDCFVSRPTEKTIFLLFMQSIATVSLFLNVLEIFHLGFKKIKRGLWGQCKLKDEHDEFCTKSKQNLAKYQNTSANSLKRLSSAPDYSLLVDKQTHTAAYPSLNPSAFQTDPDNHIGNDDKGILDEQETLLSEMCTFSMACGHLQNISSSNKEDTYKLSGKEVNGNQLRGKRETDGKDSKRNHYLKGHCSSPGDATELNNHVGQSPQTAFSLPANCTSKRKWPRATRGPSAENENQALPPKGNLKGQLRESTTRTLPPSQGDFQPPDIPDTPDSLGGLSFESELVRTCSNPTACTPNHLVSLTNNLIGRRAPTDLQI